The Musa acuminata AAA Group cultivar baxijiao chromosome BXJ1-8, Cavendish_Baxijiao_AAA, whole genome shotgun sequence genomic sequence ACAATCAATGCATTAAATTCCACTTTTATGCACAATTTGCACACTCTGCTTAACActattcaccttttttttttcctttttttttatgacatttATTTGAGGATAATTTCTTGAAATGTTATGGTTCAAACTCTTGCCCTGAGTTGAAAAAAACCTTAAATACATATCACCAGTCTATTTGATTGGGTGTTTTATTGCTTTAAATTAATCTTTGTCCAAATTACATTTACATCAACTTAATTTCCAAATTTGAAGTCAACTCTAAGCTTTGCTGTATAATGACTTCATTTGATATCAATTAACCATCTTAATAACATTTGTTTACGATCATAATGTGCACTTATTGGGATACATTTTATAATGTGTGAGTCAACGAAATCTTCTCATAAATTTGGTCAAAATAAGGATTAGTTTCCATGTGAGCTTACATTGAGGTGTTTCTTTGACCAGCCATGCTAACTAGCATGGCTTTGGAGGAGAGGTTGACACGTAGCCTATCATTATTAACTGTTGCTTCCTCCATTTACTGCGGAAGGACCACTATTATTATTCTCCGTCTCAGTCGCTCTCCGGCTCAACCGCAGTAATGGCGTCGCACCGTCTTCGTCCCCGCCTCCCTCCTCCCCCTCCGCCTTCACTCCCAAAACCCTAATCCCGACGCCGAGTCGAACGAGATATCGGTGGGATTCGACGCGCATTCTCCCTCCTTCCTCGATTCGCCGGTTCGTCTTCCCCCACCTAGCACTAGGGTTTCGAGACCATTTCGGTCTGTAATCCGGTGAGTCTTAAGGATTGATCTTCAGGGATCGAGTGGCTTTTTGTGCGCCTTTCTTTTTGGCGATGCCATTTTGTTTGAGGAGGGTTGGATTACGAGTTACTGGTTGACTTGGTTGTTTGAGGGGTTCCACTATGCGGAGTTAAAAGGTGCTTCTCTTTCTTTTGTTCTGCAAAGTTGGTTCTTTTAGCCATCGCCGTATGTTTCTGTTCGACCCCGATCTTTCTGATAAATGTATGTGTTACACATTTCGGTTGacgctttttttttcccttttcttttggcTAGATGACATGAATAATTTGGCGTCAAGTCAAAGTGTAGTTGAGCCAGATTTGGCTGATCAGTTTGTGCTTAGTTTAGGCGGTGGATTATAAGCTGCCGCTGATGTGAAAGTTTGAAACTGTTCTGATCTTAGGGAATGTCAAATGGGTTCGGAGGGTGGAGGCGGTCGTTTCTTTCATCTGTTTGATTGGAACAGGAAGTCGCGCAAGAAATTGTTCTCAGGTGGAAATGCTTCATCTGGTAAGCCTTTTTTTTCTTCCGCCTCCTTGTTAAGTCTGTTACTTTCTGACGGTGACATTGTATTTGTATGAGATATTTCGCTTGCAGAGAACACAGTCCAGGGGAATAAGATCGACGATAATGTGCCAGCCTCACGATTCCATCTGGTTCCTCTTTTTGGCCTTTTATTTCCTGTCATCATGCCAGTTGTTTCCTGTATTTGATGCTAAAATCTTCTTTTTTGGGGGGGCGGTTTTGCAGATTGATCAAGATGAGTTAGAAGGAGTCTCGAGTGCCAAAGAGAGCAGTCACCACAGCGGTGCTTCAACAACTGATGAAGAGGGAAATGCATTCAAGACTCCTGGGGTCATAGCCAGGCTTATGGGTTTGGATTATGTACCAACTTCAGGCATTTCCGAGCCTTATTCGACACCTTTGCATGGCTCACGTTTGCTTCAGGATGACAATATACACAAAAGAGGTACTGAAAGATTCAATAATGATAATTTCTACTCTGTGGATAAAAGAAGTGACATCCATTCTGGGAAGCCAGAATCGAAGTCCCAAAAGATGCCAAGCAGCCCAATTGAGAGATTCCAAACAGAAACGCTTACTCCTAGAATGGCTAAAACAATTGCAATCACCCACCACAAATTACTTTCTCCTGTTAAAAATCCAGGTTTCATCTCTTCTAAGAATGCATCATATATAATTGAAGCAGCAGCAAAGATTCTTGAATCTGAGCTTCATGGGGCTAGCACGGGTAGAGTTCAGCCTCTCAAGTCACCCTTGAATCATTCAAAAGTTTGTGAATCAAATGGGATCATAGCAATACCTAAAAAGATATCAATGCTTTCAGAATCACTTGAAGGAATTGCTGGGACAGGTGCTCCTGCATCTGTCGGAGGGCAGACTTTGAAAAGAAATTCCAAGGGGCTAAAAGACAGTACAGTTGGTCGACCCTTCCCAAGTGCTGCGGAGGTTGATCCTTCTGGTGCCAAAGGTAAGGGGAAGCTAGTCTCCCTTGCAACAGAAACAAAGGTGAATGCTCAGAGAAGGGATGGTTCAAGCACAAAGAGTGGGAACACAATAATGCTGAAGAATAAAGAGGAATGTACCTTGAACAAACCATCAAAGAGCCCGTCAAATGACCAAAAGAATAACCAGCATAAGAGGGCTTCTACCGTAAATGGTTCTCATGTTCTGAGACAAAATAATCGTAAGCAGAACTGCGCATCAGGTAAAAGCAAGTTACCTATGCCATCATCGATTTCTGAGCAGCAGGGAATAAAAATCCTTCCTGGAGGTGCTTCTTCTGAAAACAACAAGATTGTAAGTAAGCTTCCAGGAAATTCTAAAGTTGGCTACATGAAGAAGGATTTAGGAACTGCTGATCTTGACAAGGATAAATTGCCATCAGGTCACAAGAACTTCACACGCAAGAAAAGATTGGTAGAGCAGAGATCATCTTCCATAAGATGCCGGCCTTCTGATGACATTCCTTTGGGTAGCCAAGGAAAACAGGTTCAGCATAATGTTGTGATGGATGGACATCCAGGACTGCATGATGACAACACACGAAATGTTACAGATGTTGTATCATTTACTTTCACTTCCCCTATGAAAAGGCCAATATCTGGATCACAGGCTTCCAATCATGAGGTGAAAAACCAGGAAAAAAAGAATGATTATTTCAGTGAAACCCGTGAAGCAGACAGCAGAATGTCATCCCATCTCAAACTACATGTGGTAGACGGTGATTCTTTGGGTATCCTAATAGAAAGAAAGTTGCGAGAATTATCATCAGGGGCTAAGTCACCCTACTGTACATTATTTAGAGGAGGCAGTGGTTTAGCATATGCATCTGTTTTGGATGATTCAACTTCTGCTCTTAATGTTCCTAGTGTTGCAGCTGCTGAGCAAAAAACAGAATCCTTAAACTTGTCCTTCAGTGATGAATTATCTGGTAGCTTTGATTCAGATTCTTTAGCTAGTGATCAGGTAGAATGCATAAGCCATGAACTGCAGGTATTTTGTACTTATCTATGCTTTTGCTGGAGAGCTTCAGTTTCATGCATTTTCCAAATTTGTTCCAATAGTATTTTAGTAGTGTTTGAGTAATGCATTGCTTGAAACTGTAAAAATCACTACTAGCTGGTAGTAAATTCTTTAAGAACTGCTGTTGTTTTGGTTATTAGAGCCcaccattttattacatgatcaaGGGTTTTGCCTTTGAAAGTTCTGCATTTTGTCATGTTATTGCAACATAGTTAGTCTAAAGCCTTTGACAACTTGAGAAATGTTAATGCCATCATTACACCACTCATAGCAGtattttcaatataaaatttaaatatcggCAAGAATATTTGAAGATGGCTTGATGGACATGGCTTCTTCAATCCATGAAATTGAAACTTAAAGCAGATTGATCAAATTAACTGCATGTGGCACCTGATACCTATATGTCACCAGAAGTATTTGGGTCCTCCAAGTGGTTCTGAATGTCGTGATCTCTACAAAGATCTAGTGTCAAAAGTCACCAATGAATGTGCCAATAGTCCAGTTTTTTGCAACGAGGATGGGAATCCAAATCATTTTTTTCCTTATCATATGATTTACCTGAGCGCACAAAATAATTTAGGAGGAGGGAAGGCATACAAATTAGCTCAGTGAAAAAAGGGAGAGGAATCAGAAAAGAGAGAATTATATGCTTTAGTGAAAGTGAAACACAAAACTTATGCTTTAAGCAACATCGGTTGATGCCATTTGAGCATGAAGTGGACCTTGAGTTATTGCACATCTTAGAATGCTGCAATCACAAAGACAGAACCACCTTGTCATGAAAATTATGAATGCATGCCACTCATTGACCAAGTAGAATACTCTAGTCACAGGTCAGACCGACATAAAACTTTGTAACTTGTAATTTTCAAGTAATGCTTGCTCACTTACAGTTAGCAGGATAATGAAATCTTTGATGCTTTCCTATTTTGCTAGATTTCTTATCTTAAATTCAAGTTGTATGAGAATCACTCTGTAGAAGATTAGAAGTCTTGAGAATATTTTATGGCTCGTGTCTCTACCTCAATTTGCAGTGCTTGCTCTCTTTGACCTTGAGATTCTTGAGCATTAGCTATCTCCTAAAGCAAAGTCCTTTCAATGGTATCTGTTTTAATTTACTCTTATTGTCATTTTATAGTCTTTTCTTTAGTCTTTTAAATGAAGCTTTCGGCTTTTGACAGCATAGAATTAGATAAAGATGTCATTGTGATGACTCTTAATGCTTGAAATTGACACAAGGAAAGAAAATCATACATCACTCTTTAGCATATATCTGCTGTTATGATTCTGATGCTATGATATAGGGACATATTGCTCATTATGGTTCATACATCTGCTCTAGGTGTGATTATTATCATTGGCTATATGCCCATCACCTAATACCTTGTAGCTGATTTATAAATGACTAGATTTAGGTAGAGAGCATAAAAAAAGCAATATCTTGACTGGAACTTCTGTGGCAACCTCCCTGTAAACTGCATGCACCTTCTGGAAGACAAGAAAAAGTAATCCCCACTGAATAAAGAAGTCTAggtacattttctaaaatgaaaAAACAAAAGAAGCATTCCCCCCTGTGGGCCTAGGGGAGAATAACCACAGGCACAGACCCAAAAAGAAGGTAATACATTTGGTTTCTGAAACAGAAGTTGGACTTGTAAACTGAGATCACTTGTGTATTGTCAAAGTTTCAAGATTCTACTAAAATTCATGGAGGAAGATGAGTCTGAAGCCCAATTAAGTAAAACACAGCAACAACAACAGAATTTAAATTTAGCATGACCATCACTGGAAATCTTCATGAACTGAATAGAGAGCTACCACAACTAGATGTATGGTTAACTTTTCACCTTATAATGTCTATGAAAAGCTTATAAAAGTGCAACTGACTTTGTTTTGTTCTGGAAGTAAACATGACTTATGAAGCAATAATGGATCTTTCTTTTGGTTGATATGCTTTTGGTAGGAATTTTACCCTTATGCTGCATACATAATCATTTCTTTAGTCTGTCTCAATTATGTATATAAACCCACAGCATGGGTTTCCAAtctatattcctttacaactaaaGACATTCCACCTTCCATGTCTGGAGCTGTATGCTCGAGAAAGATAAAGGTAGTTCTTGTAAGGTACAAGGTGCTTTTCTGCTTCAATTGTTTGTATTATGTATGAGGTTGTGATTATGCACCTAGAACAATCTATTATGGGAGGACTTGCAGGTCATATTATATTAGATTGCTAAATCATCTGTTGGATTTCATGATAGATGCTATCTATTTTCTGTAACTGGCTTTTGATGCACCCCTTTTAATAGAATGTGGACCGGATGGAATATCGAAGTAGCATGATGGATGATAAGAAGAGTAACCATCAAGGTCAGAGTGCCATTTCCTGCTACTCAATTGAGGGCTGGCAAAGTACTCATGGTAGTGTTAGATTGCTTGATAAATACTTTAAACTGGTTATTCTCCCCCATTATGCATGCAATTTATGCTCTTATTTGCAGGACTCAAGATGggcacctcttcttcctccattcaagctcGAGACATGGTAGATCAGATTTGCATGAACAGAACATCATTGATGGAGCCTGAGTTGGGGATATCTGATGCAGCATCATCGTCTGTGCATGGAGAACTAGTCTTGGAAATCAACGCTTGTGATCATGCTAATCCATGCAAGCAGGAATTGGAGTATGTGAAGGACATATTAACCAACACAGGATTTACATTCAAGAACTTGATACCTCGACCTTTCGACCATTCTTTCGAGATACTTGATCCCATACTTTTTGACAAGCTGGAAGAGACCAAAACTTTTGCGGCAtacgaaggagaggaagagaacctCAAGACGAGGAGAAGGATGTTGTTCGATTCAGTGAATGAATGCTTGGATCTGAAGTGCAGCCATTATTTCCGAGCAGGTTATTGTTCGTGGGCAAGAGGAGTCGCCGTCGCAAAGGGGttggcagaggagctctacaaggAGATATCAGGCTGGAAGAGTGGCGGAGACTGGATGGTGGACGAGCTCGTGGACAAAGACATGAGCACTCGTTTGGGGAGCTGGACTACTTTCGAAATCGAAGCATTTGAAGCAGGAGTGGAGTTCGAAACAGAGGTTTTGAGTTGCTTGCTTGATGAGGTTGTTGCTGATTTATCATGAAAGACTCAGGTGGAGGAGACGCACAATCTTCTGTTTCCACCGCAATGTGTGTAACCACTAAGTTCTCTTGTTCGCGTTTGGCCTGTTTACGACCATACTTCAACACCCCTAAGCATAAGGCATTTGTATTAGCACTGCGATCTCTactcaattctaactcaatcttcGACCGAGCTTGGGCAAAAATTTTATGTTTTGAGCTCAATTTTGGTTGAGGAAATGTCAACCTGATAAAAGACTTGTCGGTCACTAAATTCACGAGCTTAAGCTTAGATCGAATGTTGCTGATCACAGGTTTGCTATGGCATTAGAACTGAAGGTGTTCCCTTCAAAATCTACCACATCATATTTATAAATGAGTAAATATATTTATTCTTCATGTTTTACTTATGTTTGAGGagtctttaaaatataaaaaatatagatcaacattattgataaaaaaactaAGCTTTTGGATAAATTTACATTGGTTGAACTCGAAAATTAGTCCAAGCATTTAGCCTTAAAAATTCATCTCTACATTATGATGGATCTTttatagatacatacatacatacatatatatatatatgtatatatatatatatatgtatatatatatatatatatattgttggaaTTCGACAGATTGATCTATATATTATTTGTCGACTTTACTCGTTATAGATATTACTCATTGTCCCCTTGATACCTCtctatttattattaataatgtAAATGGTTATGCGATGATCCTTGAACGCTCGTCATAGGTGTATTTAGAGCTGTCATCGCTTATCACCTCTTTGTTTGTCATCATCATCGCTCGTATCAATATTATTTATCACTGTCGCAATTCTATACTATTCAATCTTGTTTGTCGTCACCTTCACATTATCCTTTAATAAGaacgaagaagaaaagaagaaaaaaaatagtttaaaaatataaaaaaataatagtttaaaaatatataaaaaataaaattaaaaatatcgaATAGAACGAAAATGAGTATCATccgaaaaaaaaatgcaaaaatagCCCCTAAGAAATCGTCCACCTATAAAAGGAGACATCTTTCTATAACTCACGCATGGCTGACACGCACTTTCTCCCACCCTTTGGACCATTTCCCTTTGCGGGGTACGGTGGTTCGCTTTCCTTGCTTTAACCTCCCACCTGAGATGCCGAGAAGCCAGTGTGAGATGGGAGAAGAAAGATCGATGGGCAGCGGTAGCAGTGGCGAGCCGACGGCGGCCTGCTCGACTTCGGCGGCGGCGTCGCCGACCGGGGTGAAGAGGGGCAGAGACCCCGAGGAGGAGGTCTACCTGGACAATTTCCATTCGCACAAGCGTTATCTCAGTGAGGTACCACCATCACCACCGGTCtgatctcttctccttttctctttcccttttctCTCTTGTTTTGACCTCAGAGAGAGATACATAGTGATCCGTTTTTTCGGAAGATCAAAAGGCGATTTCTTTTGATATCTGCGACAATTCGATTGTTACGAAGTAAAATTCGGGAGATCCATTTCACCGGTCTCAGGAATTTTGTATT encodes the following:
- the LOC135588809 gene encoding uncharacterized protein LOC135588809; amino-acid sequence: MGSEGGGGRFFHLFDWNRKSRKKLFSGGNASSENTVQGNKIDDNVPASRFHLIDQDELEGVSSAKESSHHSGASTTDEEGNAFKTPGVIARLMGLDYVPTSGISEPYSTPLHGSRLLQDDNIHKRGTERFNNDNFYSVDKRSDIHSGKPESKSQKMPSSPIERFQTETLTPRMAKTIAITHHKLLSPVKNPGFISSKNASYIIEAAAKILESELHGASTGRVQPLKSPLNHSKVCESNGIIAIPKKISMLSESLEGIAGTGAPASVGGQTLKRNSKGLKDSTVGRPFPSAAEVDPSGAKGKGKLVSLATETKVNAQRRDGSSTKSGNTIMLKNKEECTLNKPSKSPSNDQKNNQHKRASTVNGSHVLRQNNRKQNCASGKSKLPMPSSISEQQGIKILPGGASSENNKIVSKLPGNSKVGYMKKDLGTADLDKDKLPSGHKNFTRKKRLVEQRSSSIRCRPSDDIPLGSQGKQVQHNVVMDGHPGLHDDNTRNVTDVVSFTFTSPMKRPISGSQASNHEVKNQEKKNDYFSETREADSRMSSHLKLHVVDGDSLGILIERKLRELSSGAKSPYCTLFRGGSGLAYASVLDDSTSALNVPSVAAAEQKTESLNLSFSDELSGSFDSDSLASDQVECISHELQNVDRMEYRSSMMDDKKSNHQGQSAISCYSIEGWQSTHGLKMGTSSSSIQARDMVDQICMNRTSLMEPELGISDAASSSVHGELVLEINACDHANPCKQELEYVKDILTNTGFTFKNLIPRPFDHSFEILDPILFDKLEETKTFAAYEGEEENLKTRRRMLFDSVNECLDLKCSHYFRAGYCSWARGVAVAKGLAEELYKEISGWKSGGDWMVDELVDKDMSTRLGSWTTFEIEAFEAGVEFETEVLSCLLDEVVADLS